The following are encoded together in the Fusarium keratoplasticum isolate Fu6.1 chromosome 1, whole genome shotgun sequence genome:
- a CDS encoding IPT/TIG domain-containing protein, with product MTPAPTGPGSPLIAGVAMSGGEFGDFSDDDLGANNLFDFSNSPDTLQTLESLGGDPKAFLSPQDLTRGSFADSPTGGYYQDSSSESASSKRTGSSTSSKTAINAAITSADAQIDDLDCKMEWGTTFTAFPDDDSPFEFGRDQIDGMYNFEHDDHFFDRTAPFEASSSPDQVTAARNSITSPTMPTAKAKSSSKEATPKKKSQSHHKALSQYSVSSAMNGLKTSTSREVSPMSMSNGAVLSQGGSPAAMFTSPSPHAVDFSRAVNSLGAQPLWPNKMDVAAQAAPDVLPTTLHFGGQMGQTVPMPQQMAMATHPNFGGRCELKIMPTPLKSRVETQIPIKMLLSPVPPGVNRLHLPAHTISKPKLLAKPSPEKSPDMLELYVSLVCTSAMEGPGMKENALQRAASHPQGYLPPLDDEENSPQNGGDVRICQGCITRERKRAARKKIKKPDEEKLWSKDEERRVIVFNTAEVKEWQSVSGVMMDASVVPAGTMQIDAPMRIACYCRHHGEKQGFNVIFTIKDYQDRVIAQAMSDPIMITDDHKTHPMTTQLTAHQQPLPDAPVTTAAPQQAIDSLGLIPPAANNSFRMSPSTGDLSSMHRNGQVSYQASSGKTTPTGRTLSRPASPTLGAPLAKKRKSSASRVPNGLAMTRIDDTTPSPSSQVNNQMVTATSPFSSNLSAFSQGDSLFQQNGLAPFATSPPTPSSNDQPGFFPSNRSASMDNIAAAQLYSAPASGHPSRAPSPNGLRNAIALNPQNQFAQTLTSSLFTVPMGMNQTRASPVIHKIIPNEGPKTGGIEVTVLGAAFFQGLEVWFGDQKATTTTFWGESSLVCLLPPSPVAGAVAVTFKHQAAQAAQVYPTGKQPAIFKYIDDNEDKLIRTALTVLGQKMSGQIVDVSDLARRILNDGNSGWSGGSSGGSSSGGQMMGNTFNHAPNTHLESQLLKCLDLIDLDDSTHRTRLDLKRPTGHTMLHLSCSLGYHRFVAALLARGANPDARDKGGFTPLHLAAIHNHPEIVRRLMINRADPTIRSLSGLTAADVAQSRAVLRAIRRSERHVRSRSSGGSLHSKASSATSLRSLWEPMTQVHTHEEPVSPDSSEESPEYTSGDFEDEDPDEHVYLSMRRSSGFRQENERPNLRRRKTNELEPEMEPPATAMAAASAALKEHFQQQLHQFQQSIALQFQNLPHFPQMPALPNMPDYQAPFMRRVQQFMPGMAAPRTDNEDEQPQRWWDSSSKTTATAPPAYDEIFPREDLDTKQASAAQAAVEAEADMKCAVLYDQTTTTTEAVEVRETWTEEPGVLKIGRKNAITKEQQEQFLRAREVKLKRLSSDRNLFFIWIPLLLVMVCAMAYSYFPGLFTFIWAFVRSFYQNGLDRTQQLIQQNLPERVVEV from the exons ATGACACCCGCTCCAACCGGCCCCGGCAGCCCTCTCATCGCAGGTGTTGCCATGTCGGGCGGCGAATTTGGCGATTTTTCCGATGACGACCTCGGCGCCAACAACCTCTTCGATTTCTCAAACAGCCCAGATACGCTCCAGACACTCGAGTCGCTCGGCGGCGACCCCAAGGCCTTCCTCTCGCCCCAGGATCTGACGAGGGGATCCTTTGCCGATTCACCAACCGGCGGTTATTATCAGGATTCCTCGTCCGAGTCTGCATCCTCCAAGCGCACCGGCAGCTCCACATCTTCAAAGACGGCCATCAACGCGGCTATCACCTCGGCCGATGCCCAAATAGACGACCTGGATTGCAAGATGGAATGGGGTACGACGTTTACTGCTTTCCCCGACGATGACAGCCCTTTTGAGTTTGGCCGCGATCAGATTGATGGCATGTACAACTTCGAGCATGATGACCACTTTTTCGACCGGACAGCGCCGTTTGAGGCGTCTAGTAGCCCCGACCAGGTTACTGCTGCTCGAAATTCAATCACCTCACCAACCATGCCTACTGCAAAGGCTAAAAGTTCGAGCAAAGAAGCAacgcccaagaagaagtccCAAAGCCACCACAAGGCTCTCTCA CAATACTCAGTATCTTCAGCTATGAACGGTCTGAAGACATCAACTTCACGCGAAGTGTCacccatgtccatgtccaaTGGTGCTGTATTGAGCCAGGGCGGATCGCCAGCGGCCATGTTCACTTCACCGTCCCCCCACGCAGTTGATTTTTCGAGGGCTGTCAATAGCTTGGGTGCGCAACCCTTGTGGCCAAACAAAATGGATGTGGCGGCACAAGCTGCACCCGATGTCTTGCCCACAACACTTCACTTTGGCGGTCAGATGGGCCAGACCGTACCAATGCCGCAGcagatggcgatggccaCGCATCCGAATTTTGGTGGACGATGCGAGTTGAAGATCATGCCCACACCCCTCAAGTCAAGGGTCGAGACTCAGATTCCCATCAAGATGTTGCTCAGCCCAGTCCCACCTGGCGTTAACAGGCTTCACCTCCCAGCTCACACAATCTCAAAACCCAAGCTTCTTGCAAAGCCAAGTCCTGAGAAGTCCCCTGACATGCTCGAACTCTACGTCTCCTTGGTGTGCACCAGTGCCATGGAGGGCCCTGGGATGAAGGAGAACGCGCTCCAGCGTGCCGCCTCTCACCCCCAAGGCTATCTACCTCCGttggatgacgaggagaacTCGCCCCAGAACGGCGGTGATGTGAGAATATGTCAAGGATGTATCACCAGAGAACGCAAGCGCGCAGCTCGGAAAAAGATCAAGAAACCTGATGAAGAGAAGCTCTGGAGCAAAGACGAGGAGCGCCGTGTGATTGTGTTTAACACGGCTGAGGTCAAGGAATGGCAGTCTGTCAGCGGAGTCATGATGGACGCATCGGTCGTTCCTGCAGGCACTATGCAAATCGATGCACCAATGCGAATTGCCTGCTATTGCCGACACCACGGCGAGAAGCAGGGGTTCAacgtcatcttcaccatcaaggaTTACCAGGACCGTGTCATTGCCCAGGCCATGTCTGATCCTATTATGATCACAGACGACCACAAGACGCACCCGATGACAACACAGCTTACTGCCCACCAACAGCCCCTCCCGGATGCTCCTGTGACGACCGCAGCTCCTCAACAGGCAAtcgacagccttggcctgATCCCCCCTGCCGCGAACAACTCGTTCCGCATGTCGCCATCGACCGGCGATCTCTCAAGTATGCATCGTAACGGCCAGGTTTCTTACCAAGCCTCATCGGGCAAGACAACACCGACTGGCCGGACACTCTCACGCCCTGCATCGCCAACGCTGGGGGCCCCCTTGGCTAAGAAGAGGAAGTCGAGCGCGTCAAGAGTGCCCAACGGGCTTGCCATGACTCGTATCGATGATACGACGCCCTCGCCCAGCTCTCAGGTGAACAACCAGATGGTTACTGCAACGTCTCCCTTCTCGTCGAATTTGAGTGCCTTTTCTCAGGGAGACTCTCTGTTCCAGCAGAATGGTCTTGCGCCATTTGCTACCAGCCCTCCCACCCCTAGTAGCAATGATCAGCCTGGCTTCTTCCCTAGCAACCGCTCTGCTAGCATGGACAACATAGCCGCCGCACAGCTTTACTCAGCGCCTGCATCAGGACATCCAAGCCGTGCCCCTAGTCCGAACGGGCTTAGGAATGCCATCGCCCTTAACCCCCAGAACCAGTTTGCTCAAACATTGACTAGCAGCTTGTTTACCGTTCCCATGGGCATGAACCAGACGAGGGCGTCCCCCGTCATTCATAAGATCATCCCCAACGAGGGTCCCAAGACTGGTGGAATCGAGGTGACGGTTCTGGGTGCGGCCTTCTTCCAAGGGCTCGAAGTTTGGTTTGGTGACCAGAAGGCTACTACCACTACCTTCTGGGGCGAGTCATCACTGGTCTGCTTGCTGCCGCCATCACCTGTTGCTGGAGCTGTCGCCGTCACTTTCAAGCATCAGGCAGCGCAGGCTGCACAGGTTTACCCGACGGGCAAGCAGCCGGCAATCTTCAAGTACATCGACGACAATGAGGACAAGCTCATAAGGACAGCTCTCACAGTTCTGGGCCAGAAGATGTCGGGACAAATCGTTGACGTCAGCGATCTTGCGAGGAGGATCCTCAACGACGGCAACTCGGGCTGGTCCGGTGGTTCATCAGGTGGCTCGTCTTCTGGCGGCCAGATGATGGGCAACACGTTCAACCATGCTCCTAACACGCACCTCGAGTCACAGCTCCTGAAGTGCCTGGATCTcattgaccttgatgacagCACGCACAGGACCCGCCTGGATCTCAAGAGGCCGACTGGTCATACTATGCTTCACCTCTCATGCTCCCTCGGCTACCATCGATTCGTTGCCGCTCTACTCGCGCGTGGCGCCAACCCTGACGCTAGGGACAAGGGTGGCTTCACGCCTCTGCACCTTGCTGCAATCCACAACCATCCCGAGATTGTGCGAAGGCTGATGATCAACCGCGCGGACCCCACAATCAGAAGCTTGTCTGGCCTTACCGCCGCCGATGTTGCTCAGTCGCGTGCTGTGCTACGCGCTATTCGCCGTTCTGAGCGCCATGTCCGATCTcgcagcagcggcggctcGCTCCATAGCAAGGCTAGCAGCGCCACATCTCTGCGGTCTCTGTGGGAGCCCATGACCCAGGTCCATACTCACGAGGAGCCTGTCTCGCCAGATTCGAGCGAGGAGAGCCCTGAGTACACATCAGGAGActttgaggatgaagacCCAGATGAGCACGTGTATCTGAGCATGAGAAGATCAAGTGGCTTCAGACAAGAGAACGAGCGGCCAAACCTCCGTCGGCGAAAGACTAACGAGCTGGAGCCAGAGATGGAGCCTCCCGCAACGGCCATGGCAGCTGCGTCGGCTGCCTTGAAGGAGCActtccagcagcagctccatCAGTTCCAGCAGTCGATTGCTCTACAGTTCCAAAACCTGCCACACTTCCCTCAGATGCCCGCATTGCCCAACATGCCTGACTACCAGGCACCGTTCATGCGCCGGGTCCAGCAGTTTATGCCAGGAATGGCAGCACCTCGCACGGACAATGAAGACGAGCAGCCACAGCGATGGTGGGACTCGTCGTCCAAGACCACAGCGACGGCACCCCCGGCGTACGATGAAATCTTCCCTCGGGAGGACCTGGACACGAAGCAGGCGTCTGCAGCACAGGCGgccgttgaagccgaggCTGACATGAAGTGTGCTGTTCTATACGATCAGACGACCACAACAACTGAGGCGGTCGAGGTTCGTGAGACATGGACGGAAGAGCCCGGAGTTCTCAAGATTGGCCGGAAGaacgccatcaccaaggagcagcaagAGCAGTTCCTCAGGGCTCGTGAGGTGAAGCTCAAGAGGCTCAGCAGTGATCGCAACCTATTCTTCATCTGG ATTCCTCTTCTGCTCGTAATGGTCTGTGCCATGGCGTACAGCTATTTCCCAGGCCTTTTTACCTTTATCTGGGCCTTTGTCCGGTCGTTCTACCAGAATGGACTCGATAGGACTCAACAGCTGATTCAACAGAACCTGCCAGAGCGGGTGGTTGAAGTCTAG
- a CDS encoding Developmental and secondary metabolism regulator veA translates to MATPSAIPLNARRDTIARLHRVTRGNRSLWYQMTVLQQPERARACGSGMKANSDRRPVDPPPVVELRIIEGPTVEEGKDITFDYNANFFLYASLEHARPIAHGRVQTPAANNPPILTGVPASGMAYLDRPTEAGYFIFPDLSVRHEGRYRLTFSLFETTKEEKDFDLEPTDGDLPPGVDFRMEIKTEPFSVYSAKKFPGLMESTQLSKTVADQGCRVRIRRDVRMRKRDGKSGGGNGGNGGYDRREEDYGRRRTVTPAAEDPNSIRARSLSNSSEHRAPYHDASRRPSIADSYPPPPPPPPSYEPASSGSRHLSFGDPSAPQYPTPRQYAPQPGLQLTPVSATGPYPPSAQSPYPKPENSYAFPNRNLPPTCPSPAPSMKHDAYDRRQSNSTYVPPSPSVYSTDGHNRRDSQPSYPPTPVAAQPPRPMHSQISLPSLKIAALVSPLPPIEAQTDPAPELPSVLIGGKRKHDSVFSQSTRPLHNGQRQLDPHYGNNHRGMTPEPDQGMYSRADGKIGVVTFNQYQ, encoded by the exons ATGGCTACTCCCTCCGCAATCCCCCTCAACGCCCGGCGCGACACCATCGCTCGCCTCCACCGTGTCACCAGAGGAAACCGCAGCCTCTGGTATCAGATGACGGTTCTGCAACAACCAGAGCGTGCCCGTGCTTGCGGTTCTGGAATGAAGG CCAACAGCGACCGACGACCTGTTGATCCTCCTCCCGTTGTCGAGCTCCGAATCATTGAGGGTCCCACAgttgaggagggcaaggatATCACTTTCGACTACAACgccaacttcttcctctACGCCAGTCTCGAGCATGCCCGTCCGATTGCCCATGGCCGTGTTCAAACTCCTGCCGCCAACAACCCACCCATCTTGACCGGTGTCCCTGCCTCTGGTATGGCATACCTCGACCGTCCCACCGAAGCCGGATACTTCATCTTCCCCGACCTGTCGGTTCGCCACGAGGGCCGATACCGTCTGACCTTTAGCCTGTTTGAGacgaccaaggaggagaaggattTCGATCTTGAGCCCACTGATGGCGACCTGCCTCCTGGTGTCGACTTCCGAATGGAGATCAAGACGGAGCCTTTTAGCGTGTATAGCGCCAAGAAGTTTCCCGGATTGATGGAGAGCACCCAGCTCAGCAAGACTGTTGCCGACCAGGGTTGCAGAGTCCGAATTCGCAGGGACGTCCGTATGAGGAAGCGTGACGGAAAGTCTGGTGGTGGCAACGGCGGTAATGGTGGCTACGACCGACGAGAGGAGGATTATGGCCGTCGAAGGACTGTTACACCGGCAGCTGAGGACCCCAACAGCATTCGAGCCCGATCTCTCAGCAACTCGAGTGAGCACCGTGCTCCGTATCATGATGCATCACGCCGGCCCTCGATCGCCGACTCATacccgccgccgcctccacctccaccttcATACGAGCCCGCTTCTTCCGGCTCGCGTCACCTATCTTTCGGCGACCCTTCTGCGCCGCAATACCCAACTCCTCGCCAGTATGCGCCGCAGCCCGGCTTGCAGCTAACCCCAGTTTCGGCCACTGGCCCGTATCCCCCGTCCGCCCAGTCACCGTACCCCAAGCCCGAGAACTCATACGCCTTCCCCAACCGGAACCTTCCCCCGACATGCCCTTCGCCTGCGCCGTCAATGAAGCATGACGCCTATGACCGGCGGCAATCCAACAGCACCTACGTTCCCCCCTCACCTTCAGTATACTCTACCGATGGCCACAACCGAAGAGACTCACAACCATCGTATCCTCCTACGCCTGTTGCTGCCCAGCCTCCGCGGCCAATGCACAGCCAGATCTCCCTGCCCTCACTCAAGATTGCTGCGCTGGTTTCGCCGCTGCCTCCTATCGAGGCACAGACCGACCCTGCTCCCGAGCTGCCGTCAGTATTGATTGGAGGTAAGCGCAAGCACGACAGCGTCTTCTCCCAAAGTACAAGGCCGCTGCACAACGGTCAAAGACAGCTTGACCCCCACTATGGCAACAACCATCGCGGGATGACACCTGAACCGGATCAGGGCATGTACTCTCGAGCTGATGGCAAGATCGGCGTCGTTACTTTCAACCAATACCAGTAA